From a region of the Latilactobacillus sakei genome:
- a CDS encoding magnesium-transporting ATPase, with the protein MTTQINPYNQSIEDLQKDYPGNDFEQGLSQVEAQKRLATNGPNKLESKKTPKWRLFIRQFNNLIIYILIAAALLTTLMGHYSDAIIIGLVVIINAIIGYYQEANASDALERIKDLLATEATVYRDGQRIDIPTEDLVVGDVVFLEAGDSIPADLRIVDTDNLRLEESALTGEADSVDKRAATLTPTTVPLADQVNMAFASTSVTNGSGLGVVVATAEQTEIGQISKAVTQTQSRPTPLTREINKLGAGVSYVIIAAAILLFILGFISGLYSLPVLAIAIVTMVVGSIPEGLPATTSVILAMGVSDMAKNKHAIVKTLPAVETLGSVDVIATDKTGTLTKNEMTVKDIVTADQIYHVSGNGYAPEGQIQQADQPAVIDDTLALFLEAGFEANDTTLFKSDEGWSINGEPTDGAFLTVYHKGYTIDQAPQNTEIDMLPFDSDYRYIAKLVQTTTGQRRLYIKGSPDKLFPMAQQKDAAFPLDTWNQHVQRLSEQGKRVVAVGYLDVPTSTTTITHEGLNKGIILLGLAGIIDPPRDEVIQALAEMNAAGVDVKMITGDHPLTAKAIGEKLGLAPVIKAITGPEWDQLAPEDKAIAAVEHQVFARTTPSNKLEIVEALQKQHKVTAMTGDGVNDAPALKRADIGVAMGIKGTDVAKDSADMILTNDNFATMSVAIQEGRRIYDNIKKSILFLLPTSFAEGLIIAFTILMQQSMPLQAAQLLWINMVSAITIQFAFIFEPAEDGIMARAPRKTGQTLMNKHDIFQMAYVSVLMALIALWAYDWLLGQGVDQVTASTMMVNIIVISKIFYLFNIRTTKLAFSKAFFSNPKAFGIIAGMIVLQLILTYVPFMQKLFYTEPLTVLEWAVSIGAGFLILIITEFDKIIRLKIKR; encoded by the coding sequence ATGACAACCCAGATTAACCCTTACAATCAATCGATTGAGGACTTACAAAAAGATTACCCGGGAAATGATTTTGAACAAGGCCTTTCCCAAGTCGAGGCACAAAAACGTTTAGCCACAAACGGCCCTAATAAACTAGAAAGTAAGAAAACACCTAAATGGCGTCTTTTCATTCGTCAATTTAATAACCTCATTATCTACATCTTAATTGCTGCAGCGCTACTGACAACTTTGATGGGGCATTATTCCGATGCCATCATTATTGGTTTAGTGGTCATCATCAATGCGATTATCGGTTACTACCAAGAAGCCAACGCCTCAGATGCACTTGAACGCATTAAAGATTTATTAGCGACCGAAGCAACCGTTTATCGCGACGGTCAACGAATCGATATTCCCACCGAAGATTTAGTGGTTGGTGATGTCGTCTTCTTAGAAGCCGGCGATAGCATCCCTGCTGATTTAAGAATTGTCGATACCGATAACTTACGTCTGGAAGAATCAGCATTAACTGGTGAGGCCGATTCAGTCGATAAACGGGCAGCAACCCTCACACCGACAACCGTTCCATTAGCCGATCAAGTTAATATGGCATTTGCCTCAACCTCTGTTACTAACGGGAGCGGCCTAGGCGTGGTTGTGGCGACTGCTGAACAAACTGAAATTGGACAGATTTCAAAAGCCGTTACACAGACACAAAGTCGTCCAACACCACTGACTCGTGAGATTAACAAATTAGGGGCTGGCGTTTCTTACGTGATTATTGCCGCTGCCATCTTATTATTCATCTTAGGTTTTATCAGCGGCCTCTATTCATTACCGGTACTGGCCATCGCCATCGTTACGATGGTTGTTGGCTCAATTCCAGAAGGACTTCCTGCCACAACATCCGTTATTTTAGCCATGGGTGTTAGTGATATGGCTAAAAATAAACACGCGATTGTCAAAACCCTCCCTGCTGTTGAGACGTTAGGTTCAGTTGATGTCATTGCAACTGACAAAACTGGGACCTTAACGAAAAATGAAATGACAGTCAAAGATATTGTCACTGCTGACCAAATTTACCATGTTTCTGGTAACGGTTATGCACCTGAGGGCCAAATTCAACAAGCTGATCAACCGGCCGTTATTGATGACACCCTCGCCTTATTCTTAGAAGCTGGATTTGAAGCCAATGATACCACTCTCTTCAAATCAGATGAGGGTTGGTCAATTAACGGTGAACCAACCGACGGTGCCTTTTTAACGGTCTATCACAAAGGCTACACGATTGATCAAGCGCCTCAAAATACCGAAATTGATATGTTACCGTTTGATTCTGATTATCGCTACATCGCTAAATTAGTTCAAACAACAACCGGCCAACGCCGCCTCTACATTAAGGGCTCACCAGATAAATTATTCCCGATGGCGCAACAAAAAGATGCCGCCTTCCCACTAGACACTTGGAATCAACACGTCCAACGACTCTCAGAACAAGGTAAGCGGGTCGTGGCTGTTGGGTATCTTGATGTCCCAACATCAACAACGACGATTACCCACGAAGGACTTAACAAGGGGATTATCTTGCTTGGTTTAGCCGGCATTATCGATCCACCTCGTGACGAAGTCATTCAAGCCCTGGCCGAAATGAATGCAGCTGGTGTCGACGTTAAAATGATTACCGGCGATCACCCCCTAACCGCCAAAGCAATTGGTGAAAAACTAGGCTTAGCACCAGTCATCAAAGCAATCACTGGTCCTGAATGGGATCAATTAGCCCCTGAAGATAAAGCAATTGCCGCAGTTGAACATCAAGTTTTCGCGCGTACCACCCCTAGCAACAAACTTGAAATCGTCGAAGCCCTTCAAAAACAACATAAAGTGACGGCAATGACCGGTGACGGTGTCAATGATGCCCCTGCTTTAAAACGGGCCGATATTGGCGTCGCAATGGGCATTAAAGGGACCGATGTTGCCAAAGACTCGGCGGATATGATTTTAACCAACGATAACTTTGCCACCATGTCTGTCGCAATTCAAGAAGGGCGACGAATTTACGATAATATCAAAAAGAGTATTCTCTTCTTATTACCAACGTCATTTGCGGAAGGTTTAATTATTGCCTTCACGATTTTAATGCAACAATCAATGCCACTCCAAGCTGCGCAGTTACTCTGGATTAACATGGTTTCGGCAATTACGATTCAATTTGCCTTCATCTTCGAACCAGCTGAAGATGGGATCATGGCGCGGGCCCCACGCAAAACGGGTCAAACTTTAATGAACAAACACGACATCTTCCAGATGGCCTATGTATCGGTCTTAATGGCTTTGATTGCCTTATGGGCCTATGACTGGTTACTCGGCCAGGGTGTTGATCAAGTGACCGCAAGCACGATGATGGTCAACATTATCGTGATCAGTAAGATTTTCTACCTCTTCAACATTCGGACAACGAAGCTAGCCTTTTCAAAGGCCTTCTTCTCAAATCCAAAAGCGTTCGGAATCATTGCCGGCATGATTGTCCTCCAATTGATTCTGACTTACGTACCGTTTATGCAAAAACTATTCTATACAGAACCACTAACAGTATTAGAATGGGCGGTATCAATTGGCGCTGGCTTCTTAATTCTGATTATCACGGAATTTGATAAGATTATCCGCCTTAAAATAAAACGATAA
- a CDS encoding sodium:proton antiporter, whose product MATLAIILISTLLAGHLSKRIGMPAVIGQLLVGIILGPALLGILHENSFIHTFSEIGVVLLMFTAGLESNLTLLKKYFKPSVVVAILGVIVPVGLIYAMSLAFGINQLESLFIGVIFAATSVSISVEVLRELNVLESREGTIILGAAVVDDLLAVIILSVLTSLFGSQLATAAPNQMGLGLTFALQIAFFIVVYFSVKWLVPGVMHLSQRLLVPYANAIMSLVICFVFVWLAELVDLSAVVGAFFAGIAISQTPYQTEISRHIEPLGYTVFIPVFFVSIGLSMTFTDLNRHFVFIIVLTILAVLAKLLGSGWGAKMMGIPYAGAYTIGAAMISRGEMALIIAQIGYTAKLLSEMYYSAIIFVIILTTILAPFILKSAIKKQLATTE is encoded by the coding sequence ATGGCAACATTAGCAATTATTTTAATTAGTACCCTGTTAGCTGGTCATCTTAGTAAACGGATCGGCATGCCGGCGGTGATTGGTCAGCTGCTTGTCGGCATCATTCTGGGCCCTGCGTTATTGGGGATTTTACATGAGAATAGCTTTATTCATACTTTTTCGGAGATTGGCGTTGTCTTATTGATGTTTACAGCTGGTCTTGAGAGTAACTTAACGCTTTTAAAGAAATATTTTAAACCTAGTGTGGTCGTTGCGATTTTGGGCGTAATTGTGCCAGTGGGATTAATTTATGCCATGAGTTTAGCTTTTGGCATCAATCAATTGGAAAGTCTATTTATCGGTGTCATTTTTGCCGCGACTTCAGTCTCGATTTCGGTCGAAGTCTTGCGGGAATTAAACGTGCTTGAAAGTCGTGAAGGCACGATTATTTTAGGGGCTGCGGTCGTCGATGATCTGTTAGCGGTCATCATTTTGAGCGTTTTGACTAGTTTGTTTGGTTCGCAATTAGCAACCGCCGCGCCTAACCAGATGGGACTTGGTCTGACCTTTGCTTTACAGATTGCTTTTTTCATTGTGGTTTACTTCAGTGTTAAATGGTTAGTACCAGGTGTAATGCATCTCAGCCAACGGTTATTAGTACCTTATGCTAACGCAATTATGTCGTTAGTCATTTGTTTTGTTTTTGTCTGGTTGGCGGAACTTGTTGATTTGAGCGCAGTTGTTGGCGCTTTTTTCGCAGGGATTGCGATTTCGCAGACGCCGTATCAAACTGAGATCAGTCGGCATATCGAACCGCTAGGCTATACAGTCTTTATTCCGGTGTTTTTCGTTAGCATCGGGTTATCGATGACGTTTACTGATTTAAACCGGCATTTCGTCTTTATTATTGTCTTAACAATCTTGGCTGTTTTGGCAAAACTTTTAGGCAGTGGCTGGGGTGCCAAAATGATGGGTATTCCATATGCGGGTGCTTACACGATTGGCGCTGCCATGATTTCGCGGGGCGAGATGGCGTTAATTATTGCACAAATCGGCTACACAGCAAAGCTACTAAGCGAAATGTATTACTCGGCGATTATTTTCGTCATTATTTTAACAACGATTTTAGCACCGTTCATTTTAAAATCAGCGATTAAAAAACAATTGGCAACAACTGAATAA
- a CDS encoding divalent metal cation transporter — MDKKQREDSQKHEKFIHYADGSSLEEINNTVAIPKNAGFWKTLMAFMGPGALVAVGYMDPGNWITSIAGGAQFAYTLISVILVSNLIAMLLQAMAARLGIVTGMDLAQMTRAKTGKKMGIFLWIVTELAIMATDIAEIIGSAIALELIFNIPLLWGVLITAFDVLLLLLLMKLGFRKIEAIVATLVAVILFVFLYEVILAQPNMGDVVRGFVPSPRIMTDKKMLFLALGIVGATVMPHNLYLHSSIAQARQYDRDDVAEKRKAIKFTVIDSNIQLTVAFVVNCLLLILGAAMFYGTNSDLGRFVDLFNALQNKEIVGSIASPMLSLLFAVALLASGQNSTITGTLSGQIVMEGFVRMKIPLWARRVITRGLSILPVIIFTVYYHGNEAQVENLLIYSQVFLSIALPVSMIPLTMFTSDEKIMGPFVNRPWVKYTAWFVTIVLTLLNIYLILQTVGITA, encoded by the coding sequence ATGGATAAGAAACAGCGAGAAGATTCACAGAAGCATGAAAAGTTTATTCATTATGCTGATGGTAGTAGTCTAGAAGAAATTAACAACACCGTCGCGATCCCTAAGAACGCTGGTTTCTGGAAAACCTTGATGGCTTTCATGGGACCTGGTGCATTGGTTGCGGTTGGTTATATGGATCCAGGTAACTGGATTACATCAATTGCTGGTGGGGCACAGTTTGCTTACACCTTGATTAGTGTTATTTTAGTATCGAACTTAATTGCCATGCTATTACAAGCGATGGCGGCACGTTTAGGAATTGTTACCGGAATGGATTTAGCGCAGATGACGCGGGCCAAAACCGGTAAAAAGATGGGAATTTTCCTGTGGATCGTCACAGAATTAGCCATTATGGCGACCGATATTGCCGAAATTATTGGTTCCGCAATCGCGTTAGAATTAATTTTTAACATTCCATTATTATGGGGTGTCTTAATCACCGCATTTGATGTCTTGCTCTTATTATTATTAATGAAACTTGGCTTCCGGAAAATTGAAGCGATTGTGGCAACTTTGGTGGCTGTTATCTTATTCGTTTTCTTATATGAAGTAATCTTGGCACAACCTAACATGGGTGATGTTGTGCGTGGATTTGTACCAAGTCCACGAATTATGACTGATAAGAAGATGTTATTCTTAGCATTAGGGATTGTTGGTGCGACTGTTATGCCACATAACTTGTACTTACATTCTTCAATTGCGCAAGCACGTCAATACGATCGGGATGATGTTGCTGAAAAACGCAAAGCAATCAAGTTTACAGTAATCGATTCAAACATCCAATTAACAGTGGCGTTTGTCGTTAACTGTTTACTCTTAATCCTTGGGGCAGCAATGTTCTATGGCACTAATAGTGATTTAGGTCGTTTTGTTGATTTATTTAATGCTTTACAAAACAAAGAAATCGTTGGGAGCATTGCTAGTCCAATGTTGAGTTTACTTTTTGCTGTTGCCTTATTGGCATCAGGTCAAAACTCAACGATTACAGGGACCCTTTCAGGCCAAATTGTCATGGAAGGTTTCGTCCGCATGAAGATTCCATTGTGGGCACGGCGGGTCATCACACGTGGTTTGTCAATCTTACCAGTCATCATTTTCACGGTTTATTACCACGGGAATGAAGCGCAAGTTGAAAACCTCTTGATTTACTCACAAGTCTTCTTGAGTATCGCATTACCCGTTTCAATGATTCCATTGACGATGTTTACCAGTGATGAAAAAATCATGGGGCCATTCGTTAACCGCCCTTGGGTGAAATATACGGCTTGGTTCGTAACAATTGTCTTAACATTATTGAATATCTATTTGATTTTACAAACAGTGGGCATTACAGCCTAA
- a CDS encoding phenolic acid decarboxylase: MTKKFKELEDFLGTHFIYTYDNGWQYEWYAKNDHTVDYRIHGGMVAGRWVRDQEANIVKLTDGVFKITWTEPTGTDVALDFMPNENKLHGMIFFPKWVEEHPEITVTYQNDHIALMEESREKYETYPKMLVPEFATITYMGDAGQNNEDVISEAPYDGIIEDIQEGRYFDENYKKIKR, encoded by the coding sequence ATGACAAAAAAATTTAAAGAACTAGAAGACTTTTTAGGCACACACTTTATTTACACATATGACAATGGTTGGCAATATGAATGGTATGCTAAAAATGATCACACAGTTGACTACCGTATTCATGGTGGGATGGTTGCAGGCCGCTGGGTTCGCGATCAAGAAGCTAACATTGTTAAGCTAACAGATGGCGTCTTCAAGATTACTTGGACGGAACCAACAGGGACGGATGTTGCCCTAGACTTTATGCCTAATGAAAACAAATTACATGGTATGATTTTCTTCCCTAAATGGGTTGAGGAACATCCCGAAATTACGGTTACTTACCAAAATGACCATATCGCATTAATGGAAGAATCTCGTGAAAAATACGAAACATATCCTAAGATGCTAGTCCCTGAATTCGCCACGATTACTTACATGGGTGATGCAGGTCAAAATAACGAAGATGTTATTAGTGAAGCACCCTATGATGGGATCATTGAAGATATTCAAGAAGGTCGTTACTTCGATGAAAACTACAAGAAGATTAAACGTTAA
- a CDS encoding alcohol dehydrogenase AdhP, protein MKAAVANKNHTVDIIDKELRPIKANEALVKMEYCGVCHTDLHVKNGDFGEVPGRVLGHEGIGVVSEIGSEVTSLKVGDRVSVAWFFQGCGHCDYCVNGQETFCRQAQNAGYTVDGGMAEECIVTADYAVKVPEKLDPVAASSITCAGVTTYKAIKVSGVQPGQWLVIFGMGGLGNLALQYAKNVFNAKVIAVDINDDKLALAQELGADIIINDKKEDVVARVKEVTGDGAHATVITAVSKVAFNQAVDAVRATGKVVAVGLPVETMDLSIPRLVLDGIEVIGSLVGTRADLAEAFEFAADGAVTPIVQTRPLADINDIMTEMAEGKISGRMVIDFTK, encoded by the coding sequence ATGAAAGCAGCAGTCGCAAACAAAAACCATACAGTTGATATTATTGATAAGGAATTACGACCTATTAAGGCTAATGAAGCGCTCGTTAAGATGGAATACTGCGGTGTTTGTCACACCGATTTGCATGTTAAAAATGGTGATTTCGGTGAAGTTCCTGGTCGTGTCTTGGGACATGAAGGGATTGGGGTCGTAAGTGAAATTGGTTCAGAAGTGACCTCATTAAAAGTGGGCGATCGGGTCAGCGTTGCTTGGTTCTTCCAAGGTTGTGGACACTGTGATTATTGTGTGAACGGACAAGAAACCTTCTGCCGGCAAGCACAAAATGCGGGTTATACAGTTGATGGTGGGATGGCTGAAGAATGCATTGTGACAGCCGATTATGCAGTGAAGGTGCCTGAAAAATTGGATCCAGTTGCCGCTAGCAGTATCACTTGTGCCGGTGTTACAACCTATAAGGCGATTAAAGTTTCAGGCGTGCAACCCGGACAATGGCTAGTGATTTTTGGGATGGGTGGCTTAGGAAACTTGGCCCTTCAATATGCGAAGAACGTTTTTAATGCCAAAGTGATAGCAGTAGATATTAATGATGATAAGTTAGCCTTGGCTCAAGAACTGGGTGCTGATATCATTATTAATGACAAAAAAGAAGATGTTGTAGCACGCGTTAAAGAAGTGACAGGTGATGGTGCTCACGCAACAGTTATTACGGCCGTTTCTAAAGTAGCATTCAACCAAGCGGTAGATGCTGTTCGTGCAACCGGTAAGGTGGTTGCTGTGGGCCTCCCAGTTGAAACAATGGACCTCTCAATTCCAAGATTGGTGTTAGATGGGATTGAAGTAATTGGTTCATTGGTTGGGACACGGGCTGATTTAGCAGAGGCTTTTGAATTTGCAGCAGATGGTGCAGTGACACCAATCGTTCAAACCAGACCATTAGCGGATATCAATGATATTATGACTGAAATGGCTGAAGGTAAGATTTCGGGCCGAATGGTGATTGATTTTACAAAATAA